One stretch of Sporosarcina luteola DNA includes these proteins:
- a CDS encoding aminopeptidase, whose protein sequence is MENVLVKSRTEMLEDLPLGIKQLFTSITHLKEGEKVLVITDENKLEIGEFVYKHAKEFFETTLMVMPTREGHGAEPTEAVRAAMNNCDVAFGATTYSMYHSKARLDASKNGRLRWIGLQDYALHMFEEGGLTADFDEVTEVVNRVAPHYKGKTFTLTAPGGTHMVCSIEGRDPVLDHGTATVPGAASFPPNAEVALGPVEGTANGVLVFDGSIPHPLLNLIEEPITCVVKDGFITEIQGGREADILRKLLAEFNDPTVYNIAELGLGLNKENILCGHMAPDEGSFGNIHIGIGKNLNFGGHVNSPLHLDMVIKTVTCEIDGRVIMKDGELLV, encoded by the coding sequence ATGGAAAATGTATTAGTAAAATCAAGGACAGAAATGCTGGAAGATTTACCACTCGGGATTAAACAATTATTTACGAGTATTACGCATTTAAAAGAAGGAGAAAAGGTGCTCGTCATTACCGATGAAAACAAGTTGGAAATCGGTGAATTTGTTTACAAACATGCAAAAGAGTTTTTTGAAACGACCTTGATGGTAATGCCTACAAGAGAAGGGCATGGAGCCGAACCGACGGAAGCTGTACGAGCCGCCATGAATAATTGTGATGTGGCTTTTGGAGCGACAACGTATTCGATGTATCATTCAAAAGCGAGATTAGATGCTAGTAAGAACGGTCGTCTGCGTTGGATTGGGCTACAAGACTATGCTCTTCACATGTTTGAAGAAGGTGGATTAACTGCAGATTTTGATGAAGTTACTGAAGTGGTCAATCGAGTTGCTCCTCATTATAAAGGAAAAACGTTCACACTTACTGCCCCTGGCGGAACGCATATGGTGTGCAGCATTGAAGGAAGAGACCCTGTATTGGATCATGGGACAGCCACTGTGCCTGGAGCTGCTTCGTTTCCTCCAAACGCAGAAGTTGCATTGGGACCGGTTGAAGGAACTGCCAATGGTGTATTAGTGTTTGACGGCAGCATTCCACATCCATTATTGAACCTTATTGAAGAACCGATCACATGCGTCGTTAAGGATGGCTTCATTACAGAAATACAAGGTGGTCGCGAGGCGGATATTTTACGTAAACTATTGGCGGAATTCAATGATCCGACAGTCTACAATATTGCTGAACTGGGACTTGGGTTGAACAAAGAAAATATCCTTTGCGGCCATATGGCACCTGACGAAGGCTCTTTCGGCAACATCCATATTGGAATCGGTAAGAACTTGAACTTTGGCGGTCATGTCAATTCGCCGCTGCATCTTGATATGGTAATAAAAACGGTGACTTGTGAGATTGATGGCCGAGTTATTATGAAAGACGGAGAATTGCTTGTCTAA
- the kdgD gene encoding 5-dehydro-4-deoxyglucarate dehydratase, which yields MATSRAKAPKGILGFPVAPMDAEGKLDLVGLEKNIEFLVEEGLSSVFVACGAGELHAISNEEYRSMVEVAVEKTKGKVPLYTGVGGNITHALEQVRISEELGVEGYLILPPYLIEPSQDGIYNYLKEIIQSSDLNAIVYQRDNCIFEAETLQKLCELPQLVGFKDGIGNMEKNVEFTHLIGDRLEWINGMPLAEVTMAAYVNLGFTSYSSAISNYIPHISAKYYEALLSDDKELVNELYKDVIFPIHRIRKQKKGYAVSLIKAGMKIVGLPVTTNVRAPIAPVEEGHYEELKVIIEKALEKYPAKVTAV from the coding sequence ATGGCAACGTCAAGAGCAAAGGCACCGAAAGGAATATTAGGGTTTCCCGTAGCACCAATGGATGCAGAAGGTAAATTGGATTTAGTTGGACTGGAGAAGAATATTGAGTTCTTAGTGGAAGAAGGGTTATCTTCAGTTTTTGTAGCTTGTGGCGCGGGTGAATTGCATGCGATAAGCAATGAAGAATATAGATCCATGGTAGAAGTGGCTGTTGAAAAGACAAAAGGGAAGGTTCCTCTCTATACAGGAGTCGGCGGCAACATTACGCACGCGTTGGAGCAGGTGCGGATTTCTGAAGAGCTTGGCGTAGAAGGGTACTTGATCTTACCGCCGTACTTGATCGAACCATCACAGGATGGCATTTACAATTACTTGAAAGAAATTATTCAAAGCTCGGATTTGAATGCGATCGTCTATCAGCGCGACAATTGTATTTTTGAAGCTGAAACACTTCAAAAGCTGTGCGAACTACCGCAACTCGTCGGGTTTAAAGACGGTATTGGAAATATGGAAAAGAACGTGGAATTCACACACCTAATCGGGGACCGTCTGGAGTGGATCAACGGAATGCCGCTTGCGGAAGTGACGATGGCAGCGTATGTGAACCTAGGATTCACATCGTATTCGTCAGCGATTTCCAACTATATCCCTCACATTTCAGCAAAATACTATGAGGCACTTCTTAGCGATGACAAAGAATTGGTGAATGAATTGTATAAGGATGTTATTTTCCCAATTCACCGTATCCGTAAACAGAAGAAAGGCTATGCTGTTTCGCTGATCAAAGCGGGCATGAAAATCGTCGGTCTTCCTGTCACTACGAACGTTCGCGCACCAATTGCTCCTGTCGAAGAAGGGCATTACGAAGAGTTGAAAGTCATTATCGAAAAGGCTTTGGAAAAATACCCTGCTAAAGTTACAGCGGTCTAA
- a CDS encoding TRAP transporter large permease — protein sequence MAASAALLILVTLAVLLLLGVPIGITLVVASILAITQSLGFSSAVPSSALKMFQGINIFTLLAIPFFILAGNIMNKGGIALRLINFATALTGRIPGSLAHTNVVANMLFGSVSGSGTAAVSAMGTIMSPIQKKKGYDSDFTAAINIATAPTGLLIPPSTALITYALISGGTSVAALFLGGVIPGILWGLSCMVVAFFYTKKNGYVDKTPISLKDFITVTLEAIPSLLLIIIVIGGIVGGIFTATESAAIAVVYSLLLSTIFYKTLKIKELYGILIDSAKLSAIIMFLIGASNILGWVMSFTGIPNFLADAILGISDNPIIILLAINILLLFVGTFMDLTPAILIFTPILLPVCMALGMTPLHFGIMLTFNLCIGTITPPVGNILFAGIKVADRKLERVLPHLLRFYGAIFVVLLLITYMPWFSTFLPSLAGYR from the coding sequence ATAGCAGCTTCAGCAGCTCTATTGATTCTTGTGACACTGGCTGTTCTATTACTCTTAGGTGTCCCGATTGGAATTACATTGGTTGTTGCATCGATATTAGCCATTACACAATCATTAGGTTTTTCGTCAGCTGTTCCTTCTTCCGCGTTAAAGATGTTTCAAGGAATTAACATTTTCACCTTATTGGCAATTCCTTTCTTTATTTTAGCCGGAAATATAATGAATAAAGGAGGGATTGCGCTCCGGCTCATCAATTTTGCAACAGCTTTGACGGGGAGGATTCCCGGCTCATTAGCTCATACGAACGTTGTAGCGAATATGTTGTTCGGATCCGTCTCAGGTTCCGGGACAGCTGCAGTATCTGCAATGGGGACAATAATGAGCCCTATTCAGAAAAAGAAAGGGTATGACAGCGACTTCACGGCTGCTATTAACATCGCAACTGCACCAACGGGCTTATTGATTCCTCCAAGTACAGCTTTGATCACCTATGCGCTGATCAGTGGGGGCACTTCCGTGGCGGCCCTTTTCCTCGGTGGGGTGATTCCCGGCATACTATGGGGGCTTAGCTGTATGGTTGTTGCATTTTTTTATACGAAAAAAAATGGCTATGTTGATAAAACACCTATCTCACTAAAGGATTTTATTACAGTCACACTGGAAGCAATTCCAAGCTTATTATTGATCATTATCGTTATCGGAGGAATTGTCGGCGGTATATTTACGGCTACAGAAAGTGCTGCAATTGCGGTCGTTTACAGTTTGCTGTTATCAACGATCTTTTATAAAACATTAAAAATAAAAGAATTGTATGGCATTTTAATTGATAGTGCAAAGTTGTCGGCAATCATCATGTTTTTAATTGGTGCGTCAAATATATTGGGTTGGGTCATGTCGTTTACGGGAATTCCTAACTTCTTGGCTGATGCAATTTTGGGGATATCAGACAATCCAATTATCATTTTGCTCGCAATCAATATTTTATTACTATTCGTCGGAACGTTCATGGACTTAACACCTGCAATTTTAATCTTCACGCCAATTTTACTTCCTGTCTGTATGGCGTTAGGAATGACACCTTTGCATTTTGGAATTATGCTCACGTTCAATTTATGCATTGGAACAATCACTCCACCTGTCGGTAATATTCTATTCGCCGGCATTAAAGTGGCCGATCGAAAGCTTGAAAGGGTTTTGCCGCATCTATTGCGTTTTTATGGTGCTATTTTTGTAGTGTTGTTGTTAATAACTTACATGCCGTGGTTTTCAACATTCTTACCGTCATTGGCTGGATATCGGTAA
- a CDS encoding tyrosine-protein phosphatase — protein sequence MIDVHCHILFGVDDGPKTIEDTIRIVERAAKEGITDMIATPHAFSPHYHVPKEEIKGQIRLLTDCLQAGGYPINLHTGQEVRLHEHVVENVIKGEAMTLAGSRYLLLELPSQSIPLYTESVIQSMLENGVSPIIAHPERNRAIAEKPARLERLIRHGALAQVNAGSLSGQFGKSVQRLSIQLVEANLIHTYGSDVHDTKTRPLLFIAGLNYLEKKKKLDSIDILLKNNKRILTDEPFIILEPEIPAMKKWWKPIN from the coding sequence ATGATTGACGTTCACTGCCACATCTTATTTGGTGTAGACGATGGACCGAAAACAATAGAGGATACAATACGAATTGTGGAAAGAGCAGCGAAGGAAGGAATTACAGATATGATTGCAACACCACATGCATTCAGTCCTCATTACCATGTCCCAAAAGAGGAAATCAAAGGGCAAATTCGACTTCTTACAGATTGTTTGCAAGCAGGGGGGTATCCAATCAATCTTCACACCGGACAGGAAGTGAGGCTCCATGAACATGTCGTAGAAAACGTCATAAAGGGTGAAGCGATGACGCTAGCAGGATCGCGTTATCTACTACTCGAATTGCCATCACAATCTATCCCGCTTTATACAGAAAGTGTCATACAATCAATGCTTGAAAACGGAGTTTCACCAATTATTGCACACCCCGAACGGAATAGAGCCATTGCTGAGAAGCCCGCGCGACTCGAACGGCTAATCCGGCATGGTGCCCTTGCACAGGTGAATGCAGGTAGCCTATCAGGTCAGTTCGGGAAAAGTGTTCAAAGACTTTCAATTCAACTCGTCGAAGCGAATTTAATCCATACATATGGATCGGATGTTCATGATACAAAAACAAGACCATTATTGTTCATTGCAGGACTCAACTATCTAGAAAAAAAGAAAAAACTTGATAGTATTGACATCTTACTAAAGAACAACAAACGTATTTTAACAGACGAACCTTTCATCATTCTAGAGCCGGAAATTCCGGCAATGAAAAAATGGTGGAAACCAATCAACTAA
- a CDS encoding TRAP transporter small permease — MIKVRSILDKSLAGICAFLLAFMTFLATYQVITRYAFKTPSTVSEDLLSYSFVWVSLLGAALVFGKKDHMRLSIIPDKLTGAWGLALSIFTELLIMVIAVIVFLMGGKDFVGVGAIQASPTLNITLDWIYMILPISGILIIAYNILNIIQAVQEYHGDGKEEFQ, encoded by the coding sequence ATGATCAAGGTGAGAAGCATTTTAGATAAATCGCTTGCTGGGATATGTGCTTTCCTCTTAGCTTTCATGACATTTCTAGCAACGTACCAAGTGATTACACGATATGCCTTTAAAACTCCTAGCACAGTGTCGGAGGATTTGTTGAGCTATTCATTTGTATGGGTATCCTTGCTTGGCGCTGCACTTGTATTTGGGAAAAAAGATCATATGCGATTGTCCATTATTCCAGATAAGTTAACAGGAGCATGGGGTCTTGCGCTATCCATCTTTACGGAATTGCTGATTATGGTCATTGCAGTCATTGTCTTTCTAATGGGAGGAAAGGATTTTGTAGGAGTGGGTGCCATACAGGCTTCGCCTACTCTAAACATAACATTGGATTGGATTTATATGATTCTTCCGATCAGCGGGATATTGATTATCGCTTACAACATCTTGAATATTATCCAAGCTGTCCAAGAGTATCACGGAGATGGAAAGGAGGAATTCCAATGA
- a CDS encoding RidA family protein: MNYEEKIEGLGYKLSAPANKRIFEDGVRTGNLIFVSGNAAKVDGVLKYQGIVGNTVTIEEAQDAAKIAFVNCLATVRNMTGSLNSIRKIVNIKGYVASSPDFIEQPEVMNEVSALAIEVFGEVGEHSRVSLGASSLPGGTPVEVEIIVEVE; the protein is encoded by the coding sequence ATGAATTATGAAGAGAAAATTGAAGGTTTAGGCTATAAACTTTCAGCACCAGCAAATAAGCGCATATTTGAAGATGGGGTACGCACCGGCAATTTGATTTTTGTTTCCGGTAACGCAGCAAAGGTAGATGGGGTTTTAAAATATCAAGGAATTGTAGGAAATACAGTTACAATCGAAGAAGCACAAGATGCAGCGAAAATTGCATTCGTTAACTGTCTGGCTACTGTCCGGAATATGACAGGGAGTCTTAACTCAATTCGGAAAATCGTCAATATTAAAGGGTATGTGGCGAGTTCACCAGACTTCATCGAGCAGCCGGAAGTCATGAATGAAGTCTCAGCCTTGGCCATCGAGGTTTTCGGTGAAGTAGGAGAGCATAGCAGAGTTTCCCTGGGGGCGAGTTCTCTTCCCGGAGGGACACCTGTAGAAGTAGAAATCATTGTTGAAGTAGAGTAA
- a CDS encoding FadR/GntR family transcriptional regulator translates to MKEYKMDTVRRSTLSQLVLEQIVQLLMNGQLKPGDKLPAEMNLMEQFDVSRPVLREALSSLETLEIITRRPRGGTFVNEKVGSNPFKVMLALSINNVPAVIEARMSLELGLVTIAAEKITDDKLELLKETIDSIQANPEGDYGQLDKEFHRIIAQSANNPVVEGMIESLLISHEKTDSLIPYREPDVTVEHHLAIYEALKNRDPYEAFKQMYKHLSFVRAKLLDNVQKE, encoded by the coding sequence ATGAAAGAATATAAAATGGATACAGTCCGCAGAAGCACCCTTTCACAATTGGTATTGGAACAGATTGTCCAACTGCTCATGAATGGACAATTGAAGCCTGGAGATAAGTTACCAGCGGAAATGAATCTGATGGAGCAATTCGATGTGAGCCGACCAGTGCTACGTGAAGCTCTTAGCTCGCTCGAGACCTTGGAAATAATTACGAGAAGGCCCCGCGGAGGGACATTTGTCAACGAAAAAGTCGGCAGCAACCCGTTCAAAGTGATGCTCGCCTTATCCATCAATAATGTTCCAGCAGTTATTGAAGCCCGTATGTCTTTGGAGTTGGGACTTGTCACCATCGCCGCCGAAAAAATAACAGACGACAAGCTCGAGCTGTTAAAGGAAACCATCGACAGTATCCAAGCCAATCCAGAAGGCGACTATGGTCAATTGGATAAGGAATTCCATCGAATCATCGCACAAAGCGCCAACAACCCGGTCGTTGAAGGAATGATAGAATCTCTGCTGATTTCCCACGAAAAAACGGATAGCCTAATTCCGTACCGTGAACCTGATGTCACTGTGGAACATCATTTAGCAATCTACGAGGCGCTGAAAAACAGGGATCCATATGAAGCATTCAAACAGATGTATAAGCATTTGAGCTTTGTAAGGGCGAAACTCTTGGATAACGTTCAAAAGGAATAG
- the gucD gene encoding alpha-ketoglutaric semialdehyde dehydrogenase GucD: protein MTTTTEAKTKTYLNYIDGEWVASETGKTGVSKNPARKDEVVGAYQLSNSSDFDKAASAARRAQKAWRKLTGNVRGDYLLKAASIMEERIEDIATAMTLEMGKTLPEAKGETARGVAILRYYAGEGMRSVGDVIPSTDSEALMFTTRVPVGVVGVITPWNFPVAIPIWKMAPALVYGNAVVLKPASETAVTSAKIIECLHDAGIPAGVVNLVTGSGSLIGPEMANHKEIDAITFTGSNTVGKQLAQIAVSRGIKYQLEMGGKNPVIVANDADLDLAVEATISGGLKSSGQKCTATSRVIVQQDVYEDFKGKLLEEVAKITVGDGMDAGTWMGPSSSQSQLDTVLSAIEKGKAEGATLLLGGNEVKKEGLNGYFVEPTVFEDVSSTMSLAREEIFGPVLALMKVETIEEALELANDSEYGLSASIFTTNISNMLAFINEMDAGLVRINAESAGVELQAPFGGMKQSSSHSREQGQAAKEFYTAIKTVFIK from the coding sequence ATGACAACTACAACAGAAGCAAAAACAAAAACCTACTTGAATTACATTGACGGTGAATGGGTCGCGTCTGAAACAGGCAAAACAGGCGTCAGTAAAAATCCGGCTCGAAAAGACGAAGTTGTTGGTGCTTATCAGCTTTCCAACAGCAGTGATTTCGACAAGGCGGCATCTGCTGCACGCAGAGCCCAAAAAGCATGGCGCAAGCTGACCGGTAATGTACGGGGAGATTATTTGTTGAAAGCTGCTTCCATTATGGAAGAGCGTATCGAAGACATTGCAACAGCGATGACTCTCGAAATGGGTAAGACTTTACCGGAAGCGAAAGGCGAAACGGCTCGTGGCGTAGCGATTCTACGTTATTATGCAGGTGAGGGAATGCGGTCGGTAGGCGATGTGATCCCTTCAACTGACAGTGAAGCATTGATGTTCACGACGAGAGTTCCAGTAGGGGTTGTCGGCGTCATAACACCATGGAACTTCCCGGTAGCCATTCCGATTTGGAAAATGGCGCCTGCTCTCGTCTATGGAAACGCTGTTGTCCTTAAACCGGCAAGTGAGACAGCGGTGACGAGTGCGAAAATCATCGAGTGCTTACATGACGCAGGCATTCCAGCCGGAGTAGTGAACTTGGTTACAGGATCCGGATCTCTTATCGGGCCGGAAATGGCGAACCATAAAGAAATTGACGCCATTACATTCACAGGTTCGAATACGGTTGGCAAACAACTGGCACAAATCGCCGTTTCCAGAGGCATTAAATATCAACTTGAAATGGGTGGGAAAAACCCTGTAATTGTTGCAAATGATGCAGATCTAGATTTGGCGGTTGAAGCTACGATCAGCGGAGGATTAAAATCATCCGGACAAAAATGTACAGCGACAAGCCGGGTCATCGTTCAACAGGATGTCTATGAGGACTTTAAAGGGAAACTACTTGAAGAAGTGGCGAAAATCACTGTCGGAGACGGCATGGATGCAGGAACGTGGATGGGTCCAAGTTCCAGTCAAAGTCAGTTGGACACAGTGCTTTCCGCGATTGAAAAAGGGAAAGCGGAAGGGGCCACACTTCTCCTCGGTGGAAACGAAGTGAAGAAAGAAGGATTGAATGGCTACTTCGTGGAGCCGACAGTTTTTGAAGATGTATCTTCTACTATGTCACTCGCGAGGGAAGAGATTTTTGGCCCGGTCCTTGCCCTGATGAAAGTGGAGACGATCGAAGAGGCGCTTGAATTGGCAAATGACTCGGAATACGGGTTAAGTGCTTCCATTTTCACAACGAACATTAGCAATATGCTGGCGTTCATCAATGAAATGGACGCAGGTTTGGTTCGTATCAATGCGGAAAGTGCCGGAGTTGAACTGCAAGCTCCGTTCGGCGGCATGAAGCAATCCAGTTCCCATTCACGCGAGCAAGGTCAAGCTGCAAAAGAATTCTATACAGCGATTAAAACAGTGTTTATCAAATAA
- a CDS encoding ornithine cyclodeaminase family protein — translation MRFIDEQEIRSLITVKDIIDTIEEYYLNDGESRSLIPDRLFINDDDNSALLMPSFYEDYFGAKVIGIAPGNAAIGEATLRGIFLLNDRKTMKPLAIMDARTITAMRTGAVSGVGMKYLAANEADTVGVIGTGDQGWSHLQAACAVRQIKRVLVYNRSQERLHPFMERAKKEFPAIRFEISTPETILSEAQLIITTTTSTDPVIPYDGSVDLTGKHFAGSGAFKSFMQEIPDAIIKEVDHLYVDTHAAFSECGEMRKAREFGHSEETVPELKSLVQGGENDEMKQKTTLFKSVGISILDILTAKLVYERMTSTVKAI, via the coding sequence ATGCGTTTTATTGACGAACAAGAAATCAGAAGCCTCATTACAGTGAAAGATATTATCGATACAATCGAAGAGTATTATTTGAATGACGGTGAGAGCAGATCGTTAATTCCAGATCGTTTGTTCATCAATGACGACGACAATTCCGCTTTGCTCATGCCGTCTTTTTACGAGGATTATTTTGGGGCGAAAGTAATTGGAATCGCGCCTGGAAATGCCGCAATCGGTGAAGCGACGTTACGGGGCATCTTTTTATTGAATGATAGGAAGACAATGAAACCGCTTGCTATAATGGACGCTCGAACGATTACTGCCATGAGGACCGGTGCTGTCAGTGGGGTGGGTATGAAATACTTGGCGGCAAATGAGGCGGATACGGTTGGTGTAATCGGGACAGGAGACCAAGGGTGGAGTCATTTACAGGCAGCATGTGCTGTCAGACAAATAAAGCGGGTTTTGGTGTATAATCGTAGTCAGGAAAGACTTCATCCTTTTATGGAGAGAGCGAAAAAGGAGTTCCCAGCAATACGCTTTGAAATTTCTACTCCTGAAACGATTTTGTCAGAAGCACAACTCATCATTACGACAACAACTTCAACTGACCCAGTCATTCCTTATGATGGATCCGTGGACCTGACTGGAAAGCATTTCGCAGGTTCAGGTGCGTTCAAATCATTCATGCAGGAAATTCCTGACGCAATCATCAAAGAAGTGGATCACCTCTACGTCGATACGCACGCCGCGTTTTCCGAGTGCGGCGAGATGAGGAAAGCCAGAGAATTCGGCCATAGTGAGGAGACGGTCCCTGAACTGAAAAGCCTTGTACAAGGTGGGGAAAACGATGAGATGAAGCAAAAAACAACGCTATTCAAGTCTGTAGGCATCTCCATTCTTGACATCCTAACGGCGAAATTGGTATATGAACGAATGACGAGCACTGTAAAAGCAATTTAG
- a CDS encoding YveK family protein, which translates to MEETISLHDLFRVLKRRSVFIISTALLAVILSGIISYLFLTPIYQASTQILINQKQTEQIQVNAQDIQTNIQLINTYTVIIKSPAILTKVIENLDLDTTPAKLEKKIKVETTQDSQVIKISVNDPEHYRSVDIANTIVEVLQEEIQILMNVNNVYILSPAVYLENPTPAKPNPLLNMTIAAVSGLMIGVGMAFLINYLDMTVKTERDIEELLGFPVIGIVSPISEVDVNKIKGLLGRIWRRGRQGV; encoded by the coding sequence ATTGAAGAAACGATCAGTCTACATGATTTGTTTAGAGTCTTAAAAAGGCGGTCCGTATTCATAATTAGTACGGCCCTATTAGCAGTGATACTATCTGGAATTATAAGTTACCTTTTCTTGACACCTATTTACCAAGCGTCAACACAAATCCTTATCAATCAAAAACAGACGGAACAAATCCAAGTTAATGCGCAGGATATTCAGACGAATATTCAACTCATTAATACATATACCGTCATTATCAAAAGCCCCGCAATTCTCACGAAGGTCATTGAAAATCTGGACTTGGATACAACACCGGCTAAACTTGAAAAAAAGATAAAGGTCGAAACTACACAAGACTCCCAAGTGATAAAAATTAGTGTTAACGATCCGGAACATTATAGATCTGTAGATATAGCCAATACAATTGTAGAAGTTCTCCAAGAGGAAATCCAAATACTAATGAACGTTAATAACGTTTACATCCTCTCGCCGGCTGTCTATCTCGAGAATCCAACACCTGCTAAGCCAAATCCGTTGCTTAATATGACAATCGCGGCTGTCAGTGGATTGATGATAGGAGTAGGAATGGCGTTCCTCATAAATTATTTAGATATGACGGTTAAAACCGAGCGTGACATTGAAGAATTATTAGGATTTCCGGTTATTGGGATTGTAAGTCCGATTTCAGAAGTGGATGTCAATAAAATAAAAGGGTTATTAGGTCGGATATGGAGAAGGGGAAGGCAGGGTGTTTAA
- a CDS encoding TRAP transporter substrate-binding protein: MIRKYSAAVLCMILMLALAGCSTSVSSEELRSKRIISIATVQPDDHPIALGLQAFKEHVEENLGDRYEVRIFHNGVIGGNSEVLELLQMGSLDMVVTSGSNLEAFADEYKIFSLPYLFNDEASFREVMENEEFVNEIYNSTVDKGIQGVTWFANGVNNIYASKRVEKPEDLKGLKIRVQSSEANVKMVQGFNAAAVVMAYGEVYTALQNRVIDAGTNPEMALVKMKHGEVAKYYSRTEHQIFTDVFVVSTKFMDSLTDEKEVFQEAFKLSTQVANGEWDNQIAEAIEEAEEMGVEFITVDKKPFEEMQQPVKEALLKGNPKLQELYDLVQQIQN; this comes from the coding sequence ATGATTAGAAAATATTCAGCTGCCGTTTTATGCATGATCTTAATGCTAGCCTTAGCCGGGTGTTCCACTTCGGTGAGTAGTGAAGAATTAAGGAGTAAACGAATTATCAGCATTGCAACCGTACAGCCCGATGACCACCCGATAGCACTTGGTTTACAGGCATTCAAAGAACATGTGGAGGAAAATCTGGGGGACCGGTACGAGGTGAGGATTTTCCATAATGGGGTTATTGGCGGAAATTCTGAAGTGCTTGAATTACTGCAGATGGGCTCGTTGGACATGGTTGTGACGAGTGGAAGCAATCTAGAAGCATTTGCAGATGAATATAAGATTTTCAGCTTACCATACTTGTTTAACGATGAAGCTAGTTTCCGAGAAGTCATGGAGAATGAAGAGTTCGTCAATGAGATTTACAACTCAACGGTCGATAAGGGCATTCAGGGCGTTACCTGGTTTGCTAATGGCGTAAATAATATCTACGCCTCAAAGAGAGTTGAAAAGCCCGAAGACCTCAAAGGATTGAAGATTCGTGTTCAGTCAAGTGAAGCGAATGTGAAGATGGTCCAAGGCTTTAATGCAGCGGCAGTCGTTATGGCGTACGGAGAAGTATATACCGCCCTGCAGAATCGTGTCATTGATGCTGGGACGAACCCTGAGATGGCACTTGTGAAGATGAAACATGGGGAAGTGGCAAAATACTATTCTCGTACGGAACACCAAATCTTTACAGACGTGTTCGTCGTAAGTACGAAATTCATGGATTCCTTGACGGATGAAAAAGAAGTGTTTCAAGAGGCGTTCAAGTTAAGTACACAAGTTGCCAACGGAGAATGGGACAATCAAATTGCAGAAGCGATTGAGGAAGCAGAAGAAATGGGCGTCGAGTTTATTACCGTCGACAAAAAACCATTCGAAGAAATGCAGCAGCCTGTCAAAGAAGCATTGTTGAAGGGAAATCCAAAATTGCAAGAGTTGTATGACCTGGTTCAACAAATCCAGAACTAA
- a CDS encoding CpsD/CapB family tyrosine-protein kinase: MFKKRKKNTQTASRKLVTRDAPKSITLEQFRMIRENINFLSPDKKVKTLLFTSSSSGEGKSTMAANVAIVFAQAGKRVLLVDADMRKPTTHYTFKSTISPGLSHLLTKQRGLDEVIKRTHFKGLELVTCGKMPINPAELLSSKVMEDLIIEMKSKYDIIIIDAPPILLVADAQILSNKCDGTILVVSSGETEKNNAKKAKGLLENSKANVLGVILNNYKLEKDHYYYNYNSAKE; this comes from the coding sequence GTGTTTAAGAAGAGAAAGAAAAACACGCAAACAGCGTCACGAAAACTTGTTACGAGAGATGCGCCTAAGTCCATTACTTTAGAACAATTCAGAATGATTCGAGAGAATATTAATTTTTTGAGTCCTGACAAAAAGGTAAAGACTCTTCTTTTCACTTCTTCTTCCTCTGGGGAAGGTAAGTCGACAATGGCAGCAAACGTCGCCATTGTTTTCGCGCAAGCTGGGAAGAGAGTACTTCTAGTTGATGCGGATATGAGAAAACCTACGACACATTATACGTTTAAATCGACAATCTCGCCTGGTCTCTCCCATTTATTAACAAAACAGAGGGGTTTGGACGAGGTAATCAAGAGAACCCATTTCAAAGGGCTGGAACTTGTTACTTGTGGGAAGATGCCTATAAACCCCGCCGAACTCCTTAGTTCAAAAGTGATGGAAGATCTGATCATTGAAATGAAGTCGAAGTATGACATTATCATCATCGACGCACCTCCGATTCTTTTAGTTGCTGACGCCCAAATTCTTTCAAATAAATGTGATGGAACAATTTTAGTCGTCAGTTCTGGAGAAACTGAGAAAAACAATGCTAAAAAGGCGAAGGGATTGTTGGAGAATTCTAAGGCTAATGTCTTAGGAGTCATTTTGAACAATTACAAACTTGAAAAAGACCATTACTATTACAACTACAATAGTGCTAAAGAGTAA